A region of the Carya illinoinensis cultivar Pawnee chromosome 16, C.illinoinensisPawnee_v1, whole genome shotgun sequence genome:
tttcgtGTATTATAATGTTGAGAGTATGATGTAATTAAGGTTTTCCCATATcgtctatttctattttttatactttataaaaaatataaagatacgGACAATTCCCATATCATCCATTTCTATTTAATTACTTTCTTGCAGATTTCTTCTAACAATACAAAGTCAAAGTTCGCATCCGTATTTTGAACGAGTATTACCTATCAAAGGTGTGTGTTTTCAGGGCCCCTCCACCCAGAAGAAAACTCCAATTATATGAAGCCGGCACCACCTGCACTACACAATATAAAACAACATAATTCGTGTATCATAATAGAAAAGTTCAGAGTTTCAATATTCTGTAAGTTTTTTGCTAAGTTCTGCCATTAGAATGGGGGATCAGGTGAAGCTGATTGCCACTCCTCAAAGCCTTCCCTGCTGCAGGGTTGAATGGGCTTTGAAGCTTAAAGAAGTGGATTATGAGTATATAGAGGAAGATTTGAGAAACAAGAGTGCCTTCCTACTCGAGTCCAACCCTATTCATAAGAAGGTCCCGGTGCTGTTGCACGCCGGCAAGCCGATCGTCGAGTCACTCGTCATCCTTGAATATATTGAGGAGACATGGAAGGACAAGTACCCTTTGCTTAGCGACGATCCTCATGAGAGAGCCATGGCTAGGTTTTGGGCTAAATTTGGTGATGAAAAGGTACATGAAAATGGTATCTCAACCAATTATCATTATTTATATTCTACCTTGTTTACCATATTTTAGTTTTCTCGCGTCCTTGGATCACAATTAAGGTAAGATTGGCTTATATAATTGCTTTGGGCTTTAGAAACAAGTCTCTCCTCATTAAGTTCCAAGTGTAATTCAATATGTtctgttattaattatttttacatggGATGGCATCCAAATTCGATCTTGGGATAGATGAGCTGAGGGGACAATTAGATTAATTTGCTTGTTGCAATAGTCTCATCTCAGTTCGATAGACCTGTATAGTACTCACTTTAATATGGGCTAAGTCCCAAAATGTGATTCAATATAGGTTGTAATATATCATTTACCAGGGAAGGAGGCTTATTTATATAACCCAAAACTTATTTTCAGCACTCCTAAGGAGGTGTATGGAACCATGCAAGTGGTGATTTCTAGAGGCAAACCATGTCGAAAATGCaaagaaaagttgaaaattttggaCCAGAAAATTGTGTAAACAGGCACAAGATCCTAATTATGATGATCATTCTCTTTCGTTTTCCTTGAATTCAGTGTGTTGTTGGAGCATTTGGGGCAGCTTGGCTGACTGAAGGAGAGGAAAAGAACAAGGCCATAGAGTCTGCACAAGAATCACTGGCGTTTCTTGAGAAGCAGATTGAAGGGAAGAAATATTTTGGGGGAGAACAGATAGGATTTCTGGATCTGGCAGTGGGTTGGATTCCTCATTGGCTTAAGGCTCTGGAAGAAGTAGGAGAAATGAAGGTACTCGATCCTGGAAGGTTTCCATCACTCCATGAATGGGGTCAGAACTTCTTGGAAATTCCACTCATCAAAAATTCCCTTCCTCCTAGAGAAAAGGTTGTCGAGTATTTTAATGCTGGTAGAAGCTACAAGCGTTCCTTAGAAGCTGCCAATAAACCATGAAATTCATGTTGGTATTGACCATGGTTTGATGCCATTGTTGGATGGTCATGTTGCAGCTTATTTGTATTGTTCCCaagtatttcaaaaaaaaaaaaaaaaaaaaaaaaaaaaagaagaagagagaaacagagattTGATAGCTTTTTAATTGAAGGTCACTTTGTTGAGAAATGGATATAAGAACCTGTTATCAATTAAACATGCGATTTCTTTGTTTCACTGTGCAAGGACTTGATATACCATTACTACAAGAAATCGGGCATTTTccagtaattttaattttgttggaaATAAAATCACTGCAAATTTTAGGGGTGAGTTCAGTCTGGTCCAAGGAGGTTTtgcggaccggaccggacctatttggtccagggttttcccaccctggactgGACCGAACTCCCTCAGGACCGGTTCAATCCGGTCCATTCAGTctagtccggtccggtcggtccattcggtccacggttgacttttttttttttaatctaatgacattttgtttaatacttatgtaattatattagtacactatatgtatatatattagtaatacgctaatactattagtctattagtaataatactataactaataactatatgtaataatagtaatagtgataactatatatgtaactatatgtaataataactatattataactaataactatatgtaaaaatagtaatagtgataactatatatgtaactacatgtaatactaataactaatactattagtctattagtactaataactatactagtactaatactataactaataactatatgtaatgatagtaatactatatgtaatactatattaaataatagtaatactcttattactaatactctatgtagttatagtgatttactaacatattacatattaagctaactatactaatactattataaatttacaaatatatgatatattataatttatactataacttttataatatgttaatacattaatatatatactagtactatatatatttttttgatcagttatactagtactatatattatagttaatagttatacattaaagaatatagtaatacattgatactaaatatatatagttatagacttataatgatttagttattatgaatttatgattagtataactatataattgtattagtattagactattagtaattcaatttggctatattatattagtaatattagttatgttgaatcaattagttagtataactatattctacattattagtattaatataaatattagtattagttataactatatagcctatattagaattgagtcttagactagataatagactaatagtattagtacaactatataagtatattgtatagatatatattagttttaattatagtgattagtataactatataatagtagactattagtataactatatattagtattagttatactattatggtaatttagtatattataatttatatattatatttatactataactcttatgatatattaatatatactagtactatatattatagttatatattaaataatataataatacattcatactaaatatatatagttatatttctagtgatttagttattaacttattatgattagtattagaccattaatatagctatatattaataatattagttatggtgaatcagtgatttagtataactatataagtattaactataatgatttttatatattaattaaatataagtatagtgataattaaattatattaattaaagtgataaatatactatatagctatacatagtattaattatagtgattagtataactatataaattatataatagtatattagtattaatagtagactattagtataggtcactgtagctattgttgaagtattagttatagtgatttagtataactatattagtataagtataactatagtctactattaatatttttttataccatatataattatataattaattatatacaactattatataaataaatttttcttttaattttttattcggtccagtccggttcggggtgaaaaacccccggaccgggaccgaaccgaacccTTTTGGTCCCTTAGaaattggaccggaccggaccggtcccaattcggtccggtccggtcggtttatCCGATCCAGACTGTCCAATTCTCAGCCCTAACTGCAATAGCTTATTAAAAGCAGTTATTTCGGTACGTTGCAGACttttaaaatagtaattttcttttttgactatttgcagcgatttttgacttattgcaacaaaaaaaattgcTGCAAAATAAAATGCCTATTCACTACCGAAATTTGTAGTGACTTTTTGTGTTGTTACAACAATTTTTGTCGTCAAATGTAAAGTTTTCGTTTTACAGCGCTGTGATTTTCGCTAGCATTGAGAGTACCGCACCTAATGCCctatttcacttttaatttccccccaacttttttttccccatgtTTGCCCACTCCGACCAATTTAGGAGCCCTTTTGCACTTCGACCCGTTCCCACCAACAAGATCGCAAAGTCCATTCTCAAT
Encoded here:
- the LOC122298367 gene encoding glutathione transferase GST 23-like, whose protein sequence is MGDQVKLIATPQSLPCCRVEWALKLKEVDYEYIEEDLRNKSAFLLESNPIHKKVPVLLHAGKPIVESLVILEYIEETWKDKYPLLSDDPHERAMARFWAKFGDEKCVVGAFGAAWLTEGEEKNKAIESAQESLAFLEKQIEGKKYFGGEQIGFLDLAVGWIPHWLKALEEVGEMKVLDPGRFPSLHEWGQNFLEIPLIKNSLPPREKVVEYFNAGRSYKRSLEAANKP